Genomic DNA from Gemmatimonadota bacterium:
TATGAGAGTGCCTGCCCGTCCCAGCGTTCGACCTCAACACGGCAATCATAAAAGGTACCACCGCCGCCCACGTCCGTCAGTTGAGTCGACGTCACATTATTGACGTTGCCCTTCCCCCCGGACAGTTTGTCCCACCAGCCCCAGAAGGTGGCAACCGTGCCGGCCTGGACCCGCTCAGAGACGACAACCGGCAGCACGAACGCGCCCCGGTCGTTGAACACGCGTACCTCATCACCCGTGTCCAATCCGCGGACAGCCGCATCCTGTGGGTGGATTTCCAAGGTTCGGGCCGTGGACTCTTGACGGCGCATCACCGGCAGGTGCCCATAGGAGGAATTCAGCGAATCCTTATGTTTGCGCGGCAGGAAATTCAGCGGAAACGGCCCCTCGCTCAGAGTCTCGTGGGGAGGGACAAAGGCCGGCAGCGGGTCCAGCCCGTCCCGCTCCATTTTTTCACAAAAGAACTCGAACTTTCCCGAAGGAGTCAGGAAGCCGCCCTGCGCTCGGGGCAGCAGGTTCGGCTCAGGGCGGGTCGGCATAAAAGGACGAGACAGGAATTCGTCGACAGACAGCCCGGCCTTGAGGGCTTCACCGGTAAATTCCTCCGCCGAGGCATGCACCGCC
This window encodes:
- a CDS encoding molybdopterin-dependent oxidoreductase: QRADLLTVVHDLFLTDSADYADIVLPATSPLEQDDMILAYGGDFGSFSRKALEPLGEAKSNADVFQLLATGLGITEPAVHASAEEFTGEALKAGLSVDEFLSRPFMPTRPEPNLLPRAQGGFLTPSGKFEFFCEKMERDGLDPLPAFVPPHETLSEGPFPLNFLPRKHKDSLNSSYGHLPVMRRQESTARTLEIHPQDAAVRGLDTGDEVRVFNDRGAFVLPVVVSERVQAGTVATFWGWWDKLSGGKGNVNNVTSTQLTDVGGGGTFYDCRVEVERWDGQALS